The following are encoded in a window of Haladaptatus sp. R4 genomic DNA:
- a CDS encoding DoxX-like family protein has protein sequence MNDDGDGVLSRLERPLLYVMGLFYTIAGVMHFVVPKVYARIVPPQFPKPVVLVYLSGIAEIVLGIGVMIRRTRRLSAWGIIALLVAVFPANVHMAMSGELPDAVPDWAEDITRIGVWVRLPLQGALVLWAWWYTRETPETAE, from the coding sequence ATGAACGACGATGGCGATGGCGTCCTGTCTCGACTCGAACGACCGCTGCTCTACGTGATGGGGCTGTTCTACACCATCGCGGGGGTGATGCATTTCGTCGTCCCGAAGGTGTACGCTCGAATCGTGCCGCCACAGTTCCCGAAACCCGTCGTGCTGGTGTATCTCTCCGGAATCGCGGAGATAGTCCTCGGAATCGGCGTGATGATTCGACGAACGCGTCGCCTCTCCGCGTGGGGAATCATCGCACTGCTGGTCGCCGTCTTCCCGGCGAACGTCCACATGGCGATGAGCGGCGAACTCCCCGATGCGGTTCCGGACTGGGCCGAAGATATCACTCGGATCGGGGTGTGGGTCCGTCTCCCGCTTCAAGGCGCTCTCGTCCTCTGGGCGTGGTGGTACACGCGTGAGACACCCGAGACGGCCGAATGA
- a CDS encoding LLM class flavin-dependent oxidoreductase, giving the protein MPTDLLLPQVTTLDHTELSVRAETLGYDGLWLGELWGTSSVVQLTDIAAHTDTVVLGTAIVNVFSRTPAVLAMTAATLDEVSDGRFRLGVGTSTKKAIEDLHGMKWDDPNPVRRAHETIELTSKFLGEDGRVEYDGEIFTVRDFPSLDADVPIYHAALGRANRRVVARLCDGWIPHNIPFPDLDEAFSYIADQAEAAGRDDAIDVAPYVPAAVSDDVAAAKDAIRGHVAYYVGNGRGYEQAVAQRFPTDATAVAEAWRNGDREAAAANVTDEMVKALGVAGTPERAREQFRAVSEIDCITRPIVTIPSNADEGMVERTIDALAPSSY; this is encoded by the coding sequence ATGCCAACCGATCTACTGTTGCCCCAGGTGACTACCCTCGATCACACCGAATTGAGCGTCCGTGCCGAGACGCTCGGCTACGACGGCCTCTGGCTCGGCGAACTCTGGGGAACGAGTTCGGTCGTCCAACTCACCGACATCGCAGCCCACACCGACACCGTCGTGCTTGGAACGGCGATCGTCAACGTCTTCTCGCGGACGCCCGCCGTACTGGCGATGACCGCGGCGACGCTCGACGAAGTCTCCGACGGTCGATTCCGACTCGGCGTCGGGACGTCGACGAAGAAAGCCATCGAGGACCTTCACGGGATGAAATGGGACGATCCCAATCCGGTTCGGCGGGCGCACGAAACCATCGAACTGACCTCGAAATTCCTCGGGGAGGACGGCCGTGTCGAATACGACGGGGAAATATTCACCGTTCGGGATTTCCCATCACTGGACGCCGACGTCCCCATCTACCACGCCGCGCTCGGGCGGGCGAACCGTCGGGTCGTCGCACGGCTCTGTGACGGCTGGATTCCACACAACATCCCGTTTCCGGATCTCGATGAGGCGTTCTCGTACATCGCCGATCAAGCCGAGGCGGCCGGTCGTGACGACGCCATCGACGTTGCACCGTACGTCCCCGCCGCCGTCAGCGACGACGTTGCTGCCGCCAAGGACGCCATTCGGGGTCACGTCGCCTACTACGTCGGCAACGGTCGCGGCTACGAGCAGGCGGTCGCCCAGCGGTTCCCGACGGACGCTACGGCGGTCGCCGAGGCGTGGCGGAACGGTGACCGCGAGGCCGCCGCCGCGAACGTCACCGACGAAATGGTCAAGGCGCTCGGCGTCGCGGGAACGCCGGAACGGGCCCGGGAGCAGTTCCGAGCGGTCAGCGAAATCGACTGCATCACGCGACCGATAGTGACGATTCCGAGCAACGCCGACGAAGGAATGGTCGAACGGACCATCGACGCCTTGGCACCGTCGAGCTACTGA
- a CDS encoding helix-turn-helix domain-containing protein: MAQLEDVSTAALREALQDADDATTTKRIMVAIAYKQGVSQTELADWYGLSRKTVYNWLQRFEEEPIRSAASDKPRSGRPPKLGGEDRDELLRLLRDSPKAAGYDAEEWNIPLVQRLVAEQFDVAYSRTSAYRILSSVCN, translated from the coding sequence ATGGCACAACTGGAGGACGTCTCGACGGCTGCGCTTCGGGAGGCGCTGCAGGACGCGGACGACGCCACCACCACGAAACGCATCATGGTCGCAATCGCGTACAAACAGGGCGTCTCACAGACGGAGTTGGCCGACTGGTACGGCCTCTCCCGCAAGACGGTTTATAACTGGCTGCAACGATTCGAGGAGGAACCCATTCGGAGCGCGGCCAGCGACAAGCCTCGTTCCGGTCGGCCGCCGAAGCTCGGGGGGGAAGACCGGGACGAACTCCTTCGGCTGCTACGGGACTCCCCCAAAGCAGCCGGTTACGACGCAGAGGAGTGGAACATCCCGCTCGTCCAGCGTCTCGTAGCGGAACAGTTCGACGTCGCGTATTCGCGCACCAGTGCGTATCGTATCCTGTCCTCTGTGTGTAATTAA
- a CDS encoding cytochrome P450, whose protein sequence is MANQNPELDRRLPKGLEPSERRMDPFPWYETMRRTEPVRYDEARERWDIFGYDDVKRVLSDYETFSSAELSDFDPFGSLGTVLVDENPPEHSRIRGIVDEYFRPGNLESLRPSIRAIADDQLDEALASGPDIDVISELTAPVTARTISRLLGIPADQWDIIKRWTGAMEGSKEDPQKLFAEVREYFGELIEERRVTGGDDLISVIIDTDSHDVPLSKEEQVSFCIFLFLAGHSTTTHAVGNALWTLDEEGYYADLRDGTIDPKMTFEEVLRYRGPVQSLSGRVTTEEVELSGTVIPAGEQITSWIGSANRDPAVFDDPEEFRPERRANRHIAFGFGPHHCLGAPLAKLEGDIILDAVTDHVEDIEVLSESVEPVTSPVSYGFDRLPMKFYT, encoded by the coding sequence ATGGCGAATCAGAACCCCGAACTCGACAGGCGACTTCCGAAAGGGCTCGAACCGTCCGAGCGACGGATGGACCCGTTCCCGTGGTACGAGACGATGCGTCGCACCGAACCCGTTCGGTACGACGAAGCGCGCGAGCGGTGGGACATATTCGGCTACGACGACGTCAAACGCGTGCTCTCGGACTACGAAACCTTCTCCTCCGCGGAACTGTCGGATTTCGACCCGTTCGGCTCCCTCGGTACGGTTCTGGTGGACGAGAATCCACCCGAACACAGCCGCATCCGTGGCATCGTCGACGAGTATTTTCGTCCGGGGAACCTCGAATCCCTCCGCCCATCTATTCGAGCCATCGCCGACGACCAACTCGACGAGGCGCTCGCCAGCGGTCCCGACATCGACGTAATCTCGGAACTCACCGCGCCCGTCACGGCGCGTACCATCTCCCGTCTGCTCGGAATCCCCGCCGACCAGTGGGACATCATCAAACGGTGGACCGGTGCGATGGAGGGGTCGAAGGAGGACCCGCAAAAGCTGTTCGCGGAAGTGCGCGAGTACTTCGGGGAACTCATCGAGGAGCGTCGAGTGACGGGCGGGGACGACCTCATCTCGGTTATCATTGATACCGACTCACACGACGTTCCCCTTTCCAAGGAGGAACAGGTCTCGTTCTGTATCTTCCTCTTCCTTGCCGGTCACTCGACGACGACACACGCCGTCGGCAACGCGCTGTGGACGCTCGACGAGGAAGGGTACTACGCGGACCTGCGTGACGGGACGATCGATCCGAAGATGACATTCGAGGAGGTCCTCCGGTATCGCGGCCCCGTGCAATCGCTCTCCGGACGGGTGACGACGGAGGAGGTGGAGTTGAGCGGGACGGTCATTCCCGCTGGAGAGCAGATAACCTCGTGGATCGGATCCGCCAACCGCGACCCGGCGGTGTTCGACGACCCCGAGGAGTTCCGCCCCGAGCGGCGGGCGAACCGCCATATCGCGTTCGGGTTCGGACCGCACCACTGTCTGGGCGCTCCGCTCGCGAAACTGGAGGGGGATATCATTCTCGATGCCGTCACCGACCACGTCGAGGATATCGAAGTCCTCTCGGAGTCGGTCGAACCGGTGACCTCACCGGTCAGTTACGGATTCGACCGCCTCCCGATGAAGTTCTACACTTGA
- a CDS encoding methylglyoxal synthase — MQIALIAHDEKKPEMVEFVRRNIDQLSTADCISTGTTGQRINEETDLVVEPKESGPLGGDMMIGAAVAAGNCHAVIFLRDPLTAQPHEPDINALLRVCDVHDVPLATNLASANAIIDELVA, encoded by the coding sequence ATGCAGATTGCGCTCATCGCACACGACGAGAAGAAACCGGAGATGGTGGAGTTCGTCCGGCGGAACATCGACCAGCTTTCGACCGCCGACTGCATCTCGACCGGGACGACCGGCCAACGAATCAACGAGGAAACCGACCTCGTCGTCGAACCGAAGGAGTCCGGACCGCTCGGCGGGGACATGATGATCGGAGCCGCGGTCGCCGCCGGAAACTGTCACGCCGTGATATTCCTCCGGGATCCGTTGACCGCACAGCCGCACGAGCCGGACATCAACGCACTCCTGCGAGTGTGCGACGTTCATGACGTTCCCCTCGCGACCAATCTCGCGAGCGCGAACGCCATCATCGACGAACTGGTCGCATGA
- a CDS encoding MBL fold metallo-hydrolase produces MALPNGVYDLPIDVSLGDREMTLTPTAVETPRGLLLLDVGMPDGIDDLAGVLDGEGLDLDDTWAVVLTHQDIDHAGCLAAVVERTDAVVFAHEADAPYIEGEKELLKSSEERPMAIDPTSIDVRLTGGEAFATDAGPMEIIHTPGHTPGHVSCYFPEEELLITADALNAPEGELVGPREGATPEMETAWESVETIATHDIDHAVCFHGGYVEDGTERIEALLADR; encoded by the coding sequence ATGGCGCTTCCAAACGGAGTGTACGATCTTCCGATAGATGTCTCGCTCGGCGACCGAGAGATGACGCTCACCCCGACGGCCGTCGAGACGCCGCGCGGTCTCCTCCTCCTCGACGTCGGGATGCCCGACGGTATCGACGACCTCGCAGGTGTGCTCGATGGCGAAGGACTGGACCTCGACGACACGTGGGCGGTCGTCCTCACGCATCAGGATATCGACCACGCTGGCTGCCTCGCGGCGGTCGTCGAACGAACCGACGCCGTCGTGTTCGCACACGAAGCGGACGCGCCGTACATCGAGGGCGAAAAAGAACTGCTGAAATCGAGCGAGGAACGCCCGATGGCGATCGATCCGACGTCGATCGATGTGCGTCTTACTGGTGGCGAGGCGTTCGCGACCGACGCCGGGCCGATGGAAATCATCCACACGCCCGGACACACGCCGGGGCACGTCTCCTGTTACTTCCCCGAAGAGGAGTTGTTGATCACGGCAGACGCGCTCAACGCGCCCGAGGGCGAACTCGTCGGCCCACGCGAAGGCGCAACCCCCGAGATGGAAACGGCGTGGGAGAGCGTCGAAACGATCGCGACCCACGACATCGACCACGCGGTCTGCTTCCACGGCGGCTACGTCGAGGACGGAACGGAGCGAATCGAGGCGCTGCTAGCGGATCGATAA
- a CDS encoding cupin domain-containing protein, producing the protein MAHTKVNYRDVESVGDGMHFLRDPLGCEKFGMTVLECEPGWTGKEHAHVDREHEEVYLLLDGKATVTIDGEDVTMESGDALRVPPEATRQIHNGDTESKFVLAGAP; encoded by the coding sequence ATGGCACACACGAAAGTCAACTATCGAGACGTGGAATCGGTGGGCGACGGAATGCACTTCCTCCGGGACCCGCTCGGCTGCGAGAAGTTCGGCATGACTGTCCTCGAATGTGAGCCGGGGTGGACCGGAAAGGAGCACGCTCACGTCGACCGCGAGCACGAGGAAGTGTACCTCCTGTTGGACGGGAAAGCGACCGTGACCATCGATGGCGAGGACGTGACGATGGAAAGCGGCGACGCGCTACGGGTACCACCGGAGGCGACCCGCCAGATACACAACGGCGACACCGAGTCCAAGTTCGTCCTCGCCGGAGCACCGTAA
- a CDS encoding Cdc6/Cdc18 family protein, which yields MTDAEKDEGLDGESDSPDADREGDLRDFGGESASSKRYDHDNGDNSNDDNGNDDSHDEDDYGFDNNNVLDAHDENDAHNENDDADNGFDESSRPNSTNEDDFGDPFAVGDIFAREELLRVGYVPDRDRIIGRDDEIRAVGKALGPAVRGGPPRNLLLYGKTGTGKSLVSKHMAREARDRAHRNDVNLIYQYIDCSNDDTETRAARELALGVRDTLAPDFDIPRKGIGAAEYFRHLWDMLDEHEVRSLIVILDEVDKLGGDDDILMTLSRAEETGKTNSYVGIIAISNKIQYRETIGERVDSSLQDREFVFHPYDANQLRHILENRRDAFYEDVLSEDVIPKVAALAAREHGDARKAIDILRYAGAIAEESGTSEVLGEHIDSAMERAEADRFAELVSGSTPHVKHILVALASLTMNREEEEFAKQDIYSAYKTVCKNEGSAPISWDRVSRLLKEQSFLGITESRHTGGGYEKGSYRVHSLNRDPAIVLKALNSGTDPI from the coding sequence ATGACCGACGCGGAGAAGGACGAGGGCTTGGACGGCGAATCGGACTCTCCCGACGCCGATAGGGAGGGTGACCTACGGGATTTCGGCGGCGAATCGGCGTCATCGAAGCGGTACGACCACGACAACGGCGACAACAGCAACGACGACAACGGCAACGACGACAGTCACGATGAGGACGACTACGGGTTCGACAATAACAACGTTCTCGACGCTCACGACGAGAACGACGCTCACAACGAGAACGACGACGCCGATAACGGATTCGACGAATCCAGCCGTCCCAATTCCACCAACGAAGACGACTTTGGCGACCCCTTCGCTGTCGGTGATATCTTCGCACGCGAGGAGCTATTACGAGTCGGCTACGTTCCGGACCGGGACCGAATCATCGGGCGTGACGACGAGATTCGAGCGGTCGGGAAAGCACTCGGCCCCGCCGTCCGTGGCGGACCCCCACGGAATCTGTTGTTGTACGGAAAAACTGGAACTGGGAAGTCGCTCGTCTCGAAACACATGGCTCGCGAGGCTCGGGACAGGGCACACCGCAACGACGTCAATCTCATCTATCAGTACATCGATTGCTCGAACGACGATACGGAAACCCGTGCCGCACGGGAACTCGCACTCGGGGTCCGTGATACGCTCGCGCCCGACTTCGATATCCCTCGCAAAGGGATCGGCGCCGCCGAGTACTTCCGTCACCTGTGGGATATGCTCGACGAACACGAGGTTCGCTCGCTCATCGTCATCCTCGACGAGGTGGACAAACTCGGTGGCGACGACGACATCCTCATGACGCTCTCCCGAGCGGAAGAGACGGGGAAGACGAACTCCTACGTCGGCATCATCGCCATCAGCAACAAGATTCAGTACCGTGAGACCATCGGCGAACGCGTCGATTCGTCGCTGCAGGACCGCGAATTCGTCTTTCATCCGTACGATGCGAACCAACTCCGCCACATCCTCGAAAATCGCCGCGACGCGTTCTACGAAGACGTGCTGTCCGAGGACGTGATCCCGAAGGTTGCCGCCCTCGCTGCGCGGGAACACGGCGACGCTCGGAAAGCGATCGACATCCTCCGCTATGCTGGCGCGATCGCCGAGGAGTCGGGCACGTCGGAAGTGCTGGGCGAGCATATCGACAGCGCGATGGAGCGCGCCGAGGCGGACCGGTTCGCCGAACTGGTGTCCGGAAGCACCCCGCACGTGAAACACATCCTCGTCGCGCTCGCATCGCTGACGATGAACCGCGAGGAAGAGGAGTTCGCCAAACAGGACATCTACTCCGCGTACAAGACCGTCTGTAAGAACGAGGGTTCCGCCCCGATTTCGTGGGATCGGGTCTCCCGACTGCTGAAAGAGCAGTCGTTCCTCGGCATCACGGAAAGCCGTCACACCGGCGGCGGCTACGAAAAAGGGAGCTATCGGGTGCACTCGCTGAACCGCGACCCCGCAATCGTGCTGAAGGCGCTGAACTCCGGCACGGACCCGATCTAA
- a CDS encoding DUF6159 family protein has translation MAGRFRRGLSIVDDSVDVFRDNPSLAILPLLSLLSVGSAFAAVAGVLLYYGVLGDVLGSDFLQYVGVFVGLAVSSSVGVFFNAAVVHCAAKYFDGEETSAREGLAAAWRVRRRIALWSVAAATLGTVLYIIDDKLGPLGSLARLLFDLAWSLLTFFVVPVIVLEDTDALRPMLRQSGAAFRDTWGESVSASLGVSLVFLPVALVGLVCLGWAYFVAAGLVAYALGTVGFVLLVASMVISQVVGMIARTALYQYATDGEEVGPFDGRKPDSVFPSK, from the coding sequence ATGGCTGGACGATTTCGACGCGGACTTTCCATCGTTGACGACAGTGTCGACGTCTTCCGGGACAATCCCTCCCTCGCGATCCTTCCGCTCCTGAGCCTTCTTTCGGTCGGGAGCGCGTTCGCCGCCGTGGCCGGGGTGTTGCTCTACTACGGCGTCCTCGGCGACGTGCTCGGAAGCGACTTCCTTCAGTACGTGGGCGTGTTCGTCGGGTTGGCCGTCTCGTCGAGCGTCGGCGTGTTCTTCAACGCCGCCGTCGTCCACTGTGCGGCGAAATACTTCGACGGCGAGGAAACGTCCGCCCGCGAAGGGCTCGCCGCCGCGTGGCGAGTTCGACGGCGGATCGCCCTGTGGTCGGTGGCCGCGGCGACGCTCGGGACCGTGCTGTACATCATCGACGACAAGCTCGGCCCCCTCGGGAGCCTCGCACGATTGCTCTTCGACCTCGCGTGGTCGTTGCTGACGTTCTTCGTCGTCCCCGTCATCGTGCTCGAAGACACGGACGCCCTTCGTCCGATGTTACGCCAAAGTGGGGCCGCGTTCCGCGACACGTGGGGCGAGAGCGTCAGCGCGTCGCTGGGCGTTTCGCTCGTGTTCCTTCCGGTCGCACTGGTCGGACTCGTCTGTCTCGGCTGGGCGTATTTCGTCGCCGCCGGACTCGTGGCGTACGCCCTCGGAACCGTCGGCTTCGTGTTGCTCGTCGCTTCGATGGTCATCTCACAGGTCGTCGGCATGATCGCACGAACCGCCCTCTATCAGTACGCCACGGACGGAGAGGAGGTCGGGCCGTTCGACGGTCGAAAACCGGATAGCGTCTTCCCCTCGAAGTAA
- a CDS encoding cytochrome P450: MISVDPPEHERLRGFVSERFQPGTLREYRPRIEELTEELLDDIEGDDRFDFVDSFAVPLPVIVIAELLGIPSDRRDQFKEWSDALVARSTDGTDIDRIRRERRQAQEEMGRYFAELLEERRGGDGDDLITLAATTEELTQKERVGFCMLLLLAGNITTTNLLTNAIWCLEEEGMMDAVRTGEIDCKKVIEEVLRYRSPIQSLDRIALKDVELNGQQIQAGDVVTGWLGAANRDPELFDDPEEFRPERRPNRHIAFGKGVHYCLGAPLARLEADIALEALLDRFETVEADLTDLQPLSGLYGLESLPCYCEK; encoded by the coding sequence ATGATCAGCGTGGACCCGCCCGAACACGAGCGACTGCGAGGGTTCGTCAGCGAACGATTTCAGCCGGGAACGTTGCGGGAGTATCGACCGCGAATAGAGGAACTGACCGAGGAGTTGCTGGACGACATCGAGGGCGACGACCGATTCGATTTCGTCGATAGCTTCGCCGTCCCCCTGCCCGTCATCGTCATCGCCGAACTGCTCGGCATCCCGTCCGACCGACGCGACCAGTTCAAGGAGTGGTCGGATGCGCTCGTCGCACGTTCCACGGACGGCACCGACATCGACCGAATCAGACGGGAGCGTCGGCAGGCACAGGAAGAGATGGGTCGGTATTTCGCGGAGTTGCTGGAGGAGCGCCGAGGGGGCGACGGTGACGACCTCATCACCCTCGCAGCGACGACAGAGGAACTGACCCAGAAAGAACGGGTCGGGTTCTGCATGTTGTTGCTTCTCGCGGGCAACATCACGACGACGAACCTCCTCACGAACGCCATCTGGTGTTTGGAAGAGGAAGGGATGATGGATGCGGTCCGAACGGGGGAGATAGACTGCAAGAAGGTGATAGAGGAAGTACTCCGCTATCGGTCGCCGATCCAATCGCTGGACCGAATCGCCCTGAAGGACGTGGAACTGAACGGACAACAGATTCAGGCCGGAGACGTCGTCACGGGATGGTTAGGTGCCGCGAACCGCGACCCGGAACTGTTCGATGACCCCGAGGAGTTCCGCCCGGAGCGACGGCCGAATCGGCACATCGCGTTCGGAAAAGGGGTTCACTACTGTCTGGGCGCGCCGCTCGCTCGACTGGAGGCGGACATCGCGCTCGAAGCGCTTCTCGACCGATTCGAAACGGTCGAAGCCGATTTGACGGACTTGCAACCGTTGAGCGGCCTGTACGGTCTCGAATCGCTCCCGTGCTACTGCGAGAAATAG
- a CDS encoding thiamine-binding protein — MTVTAMLVVAPLDDLNADFDAEIANAIDALEEFDVQYETHPMETTIQADELSEVFAAAQAATEAVDASRTLTTLKIDHFREETLDVSEKVERVERHLGRSARNSDDDAE; from the coding sequence ATGACCGTCACGGCCATGCTCGTTGTCGCACCGCTCGACGATTTGAACGCCGATTTCGACGCGGAAATCGCGAACGCGATAGACGCACTGGAGGAGTTCGACGTTCAGTACGAGACACATCCGATGGAGACGACGATTCAAGCCGACGAACTCTCGGAAGTGTTCGCCGCCGCACAGGCGGCCACCGAGGCGGTCGATGCGTCACGGACACTGACGACGCTCAAAATCGACCACTTCCGCGAGGAGACGCTCGACGTGAGCGAGAAAGTCGAGCGCGTCGAACGCCACCTCGGACGCTCGGCACGAAATTCGGACGACGATGCGGAATAG
- a CDS encoding amidohydrolase family protein, which produces MDLREQIEGIALVDNHAHPVEPLSAETVRESFAGYFTEGDLSPRHARQTLNYRAALDLLDERFEGKTEDELLSRRAAVDLESYSRDLIDGTNTEKILVDDGFPDTSPDDFRTYTTAAVHPLLRIEPVLEELLDRHDSFAGVERAFEDAIDDALADDYVGLKTIVAYRSGLAVGNPDRSEASTAFSAVKNGWSGRISDPTVLDYFVHRASALAAERAVPIQFHTGFGDSDAHPRRVDPTHLSDFIVQHPSTKVVLLHAGYPYVRESGYVASTFDNVYLDLSLAIPFVQHGCERVIESAFELVPTTKVLYGSDACSVPERYVLAERRTRDALATVLENLVADGFVNEAYAATVARNVLRGNAERLYDL; this is translated from the coding sequence ATGGACCTCCGGGAGCAAATCGAGGGCATCGCGCTCGTCGACAACCACGCCCACCCCGTCGAACCGCTGTCCGCGGAGACAGTTCGGGAATCGTTCGCGGGGTACTTCACCGAGGGCGACCTCTCGCCGAGACACGCCCGACAGACGCTCAACTATCGGGCCGCTCTCGACCTTTTGGATGAACGGTTCGAGGGTAAGACCGAAGACGAACTGCTCTCCCGACGTGCCGCCGTCGACCTCGAATCGTACAGCCGCGACCTCATCGACGGAACGAACACCGAGAAAATCCTCGTCGATGACGGGTTTCCCGACACGTCGCCGGACGACTTCCGCACGTACACGACCGCGGCGGTCCACCCGCTCCTGCGAATCGAACCCGTATTGGAGGAGCTACTGGATCGACACGACTCGTTCGCGGGCGTCGAGCGTGCGTTCGAGGACGCGATAGACGACGCGCTCGCCGACGATTACGTCGGATTGAAGACCATCGTCGCGTACCGAAGCGGCTTGGCGGTCGGGAATCCGGACCGTAGCGAAGCCAGCACGGCGTTTTCGGCGGTCAAAAACGGCTGGTCGGGACGGATTTCGGATCCGACGGTGCTCGACTATTTCGTCCACCGGGCGAGTGCGCTTGCGGCGGAGCGGGCGGTTCCGATACAGTTCCACACCGGATTCGGCGATTCGGATGCGCATCCGCGACGGGTCGATCCGACGCACCTCTCCGATTTCATCGTCCAGCATCCGTCGACGAAAGTCGTCCTTCTGCACGCGGGCTACCCCTACGTCCGCGAATCCGGATACGTCGCATCGACGTTCGACAACGTTTATCTCGACCTCTCGCTCGCCATCCCGTTCGTGCAGCACGGCTGTGAGCGGGTCATCGAATCGGCGTTCGAACTGGTGCCGACGACGAAGGTGCTGTACGGTAGCGACGCCTGCTCGGTACCCGAACGATACGTCCTCGCCGAACGACGAACGCGGGATGCGCTCGCGACGGTTCTCGAAAATCTAGTCGCCGACGGGTTCGTGAACGAAGCGTACGCCGCGACGGTCGCTCGGAACGTTCTTCGGGGGAACGCGGAACGGTTGTACGACCTCTGA
- a CDS encoding glutamine synthetase, translating into MSETCKRFVGGVLAHARALVALTAPSVVSYKRLQPGSWASAYTAWGLDNREAMVRIPSAQWENAAATTRLELKAADNTANPYLALLGVLAAGRDGIERGLDPGEPLDVDPGSLSESERERRGIERLPQSLGEAIDELEADTVLSDAMGDDLHRTYVAVKRATWTDAATAVTDWDVETYTRLY; encoded by the coding sequence ATTTCGGAGACGTGTAAGCGGTTCGTCGGTGGCGTGCTCGCCCACGCGAGGGCGCTCGTCGCGCTGACGGCACCCTCGGTCGTCTCGTACAAACGACTGCAACCGGGTTCGTGGGCGTCGGCGTACACGGCGTGGGGGCTCGACAATCGGGAAGCGATGGTGCGCATTCCGTCCGCACAGTGGGAGAACGCCGCGGCCACGACTCGTCTGGAACTGAAAGCCGCCGACAACACCGCGAACCCGTACCTCGCGCTCCTCGGCGTCCTGGCCGCGGGGCGGGACGGCATCGAGCGCGGCCTCGACCCGGGAGAACCGCTCGACGTCGATCCGGGGAGCCTCTCCGAATCGGAGCGGGAACGTCGCGGTATCGAACGGCTCCCGCAGTCGCTCGGCGAGGCCATCGACGAACTCGAAGCCGACACAGTCCTTTCGGACGCGATGGGCGACGACCTCCATCGGACGTACGTCGCGGTGAAGCGCGCGACGTGGACCGATGCGGCGACCGCGGTCACCGATTGGGACGTGGAAACCTACACGCGGCTCTACTGA
- a CDS encoding TetR/AcrR family transcriptional regulator: MSEDTIGNRWSESEEQIMEATRRALLQHGYAQLSISRIADELNQSKASLYYHYDSKEDLLQSFLEFTIDRLEANIDTDDEAPNRELEQLVEALLPLQLSDEESQHRAVMVELRSQAVMNDKFREQFTEIDGLIVKRMERIIDRGIDEGVFRNVDSRRVAEHIFATTSGATYNRATTDRSAAVAAVRVSLLSYINNELIQG, translated from the coding sequence ATGTCCGAAGATACGATCGGAAACAGATGGAGCGAGTCCGAAGAACAGATCATGGAGGCGACACGGAGGGCGTTACTCCAGCACGGGTATGCACAGCTCTCGATTTCCCGAATCGCCGATGAACTGAACCAATCGAAGGCCTCGTTGTACTACCACTACGACTCCAAGGAGGACCTGTTGCAGTCCTTTCTCGAATTCACGATCGATCGACTCGAAGCCAATATCGATACCGACGACGAAGCCCCCAATCGAGAGCTCGAACAACTCGTAGAAGCGCTTCTCCCCCTCCAACTGAGTGACGAAGAGAGTCAACATCGGGCCGTGATGGTGGAGCTTCGCTCACAGGCGGTCATGAACGACAAATTCCGCGAGCAGTTCACGGAGATAGACGGCCTGATCGTGAAACGGATGGAGCGGATAATCGATAGGGGAATCGACGAAGGCGTGTTTCGAAACGTCGATTCCAGACGCGTTGCGGAGCACATCTTCGCCACGACGAGCGGAGCGACGTACAACCGGGCGACGACCGACCGGAGCGCCGCGGTCGCGGCAGTTCGCGTCTCGTTGTTGTCGTACATCAACAACGAACTGATACAGGGGTGA